A DNA window from Limanda limanda chromosome 6, fLimLim1.1, whole genome shotgun sequence contains the following coding sequences:
- the limk1a gene encoding LIM domain kinase 1a isoform X2 → MVGDLFYWSFCCLRLWKREKKVAGEQKYHPECFTCLNCRAFIGDGDTYALVERSKLYCGHCYYQTIVTPVSLPDSPCSRIPHTVTLVSIPAAAEGNGRRGRGFSVAIDQPLSPTNGYSPEHAPTIRVSQVDPDCISPDVKNSIHVGDRILEINGTPIYNVPLDEIDLLIQETSRLLQLTLEHDPHSQGLEGGSSGAEEHVDGPLSSPLSEGPSPVLPITQPPNPDISNLRSRIIKRSCSIDKSPGSSNAASPISERKDINRSESLRVVSNRLHRVFRPSDLIHGEVLGKGCFGQAIKVTHKETGEVMVMKELIRFDDETQRTFLKEVKVMRCLEHPNVLKFIGVLYKDKRLNFIAEYIKGGTLREIIKKMDSNFPWSKRVSFAKDIAAGMTYLHSMNIIHRDLNSHNCLVRENNTVVVADFGLARLMIDDKHQEEFAQGKLPGLKRPDRRKRYTVVGNPYWMAPEMIHGKSYDERVDIFSFGIMLCEIIGRVNADPDYLPRAMDFGLNVSGFLEHFCPPDCPPAFFPLAAVCCDLDADKRPAFSKLGEWMDNLQMHLEMGLPLVSELDTLHKAFWENHSMVRPENGLHTHPEQPEQD, encoded by the exons ATGGTGGGAGACTTGTTTTACTGGAGCTTCTGCTGTCTCAGGCTttggaaaagggaaaagaag GTCGCAGGGGAACAGAAATATCACCCAGAATGCTTCACCTGCCTGAACTGCAGAGCTTTCATCGGTGATGGCGACACGTACGCTCTGGTGGAGAGGTCCAAGCTCTACTG CGGTCACTGTTACTACCAGACCATCGTCACCCCGGTGTCGCTGCCGGACTCGCCATGCTCACGAATCCCTCACACGGTCACACTGGTGTCCATCCCAGCCGCCGCCGAGGGCAACGGACGCAGAGGGCGAGGGTTCTCTGTGGCCATCGATCAGCCACTGAGCCCGACCAACGGCTACAGCCCTGAACATGCACCTACCATCAGAGTATCCCA AGTGGACCCAGACTGCATCAGTCCAGATGTGAAGAATTCCATTCATGTTGGAGATCGGATCCTTGAAATCAACGGGACGCCCATTTACAATGTTCCCCTGGACGAG atcGACTTGCTGATCCAGGAGACGAgccggctgctgcagctcaccCTCGAGCACGACCCTCACAGTCAGGGGCTGGAGGGAGGCTCCTCAGGGGCTGAAGAGCACGTGGACGGGCCCCTGTCAAGCCCCTTGTCTGAGGGGCCCAGCCCCGTCCTGCCCATCACCCAGCCCCCCAACCCCGACATCAGCAACCTGAGATCCCGCATCATCAA GCGGAGCTGCAGCATTGATAAATCACCAGGCTCCAGTAATGCAGCATCCCCCATCTCCGAGAGGAAGGACATCAATCGATCAGAGTCCCTCCGCGTCGTTTCAAACCGACTGCACCGTGTCTTCCGCCCGTCTGACCTCATCCACGGAGAGGTGCTGGGGAAGGGCTGCTTCGGACAGGCCATCAAG GTGACCCACAAGGAGACCGGGGaggtgatggtgatgaaggaGTTGATTCGCTTTGATGACGAGACACAGAGAACATTCCTTAAAGAG GTGAAGGTCATGCGTTGCCTGGAGCACCCCAATGTGCTCAAGTTCATCGGTGTCCTCTACAAAGACAAGAGACTCAACTTCATCGCTGAGTACATAAAAGGAGGCACCTTGAGGGAAATCATCAAGAAAATG GACAGCAACTTTCCCTGGAGCAAGCGGGTCAGTTTTGCCAAGGACATAGCTGCTGGGATG ACATATCTGCATTCCATGAACATAATCCACCGGGACCTGAACTCACACAACTGTCTCGTCCGAGAG AACAACACAGTGGTGGTGGCCGACTTCGGGCTGGCGCGGCTCATGATCGATGACAAGCACCAGGAGGAGTTTGCGCAGGGTAAACTGCCGGGTCTGAAGAGGCCTGACCGCAGGAAGAGGTATACGGTTGTGGGAAACCCATACTGGATGGCTCCTGAGATGATCCATG GAAAGAGCTATGATGAGAGAGTAGACATCTTTTCCTTTGGTATCATGCTCTGTGAG ATAATTGGCAGGGTGAATGCAGATCCGGACTACCTCCCCAGGGCGATGGACTTCGGATTGAACGTGTCTGGGTTCTTGGAGCACTTCTGTCCCCCAGATTGTCCCCCTGCTTTTTTCCCCTTGGCTGCTGTGTGCTGTGACCTTGATGCAGACAAACG ACCTGCTTTTTCCAAACTGGGGGAGTGGATGGACAACCTTCAGATGCACTTGGAAATGGGACTACCCCTGGTGTCCGAACTGGACACGCTTCACAAGGCCTTCTGGGAGAACCACAGCATGGTGCGCCCCGAAAACGGCCTGCACACCCACCCTGAACAGCCGGAGCAGGACTGA
- the limk1a gene encoding LIM domain kinase 1a isoform X1 — MRLMLLCCTWKDERMGEEEGRSLPVCAGCKQRIYDEQFLQALNSEWHTVCFRCCECSASLSHWYYEKDGRLFCKKDYWARFGELCHGCNDPITTGLIMVAGEQKYHPECFTCLNCRAFIGDGDTYALVERSKLYCGHCYYQTIVTPVSLPDSPCSRIPHTVTLVSIPAAAEGNGRRGRGFSVAIDQPLSPTNGYSPEHAPTIRVSQVDPDCISPDVKNSIHVGDRILEINGTPIYNVPLDEIDLLIQETSRLLQLTLEHDPHSQGLEGGSSGAEEHVDGPLSSPLSEGPSPVLPITQPPNPDISNLRSRIIKRSCSIDKSPGSSNAASPISERKDINRSESLRVVSNRLHRVFRPSDLIHGEVLGKGCFGQAIKVTHKETGEVMVMKELIRFDDETQRTFLKEVKVMRCLEHPNVLKFIGVLYKDKRLNFIAEYIKGGTLREIIKKMDSNFPWSKRVSFAKDIAAGMTYLHSMNIIHRDLNSHNCLVRENNTVVVADFGLARLMIDDKHQEEFAQGKLPGLKRPDRRKRYTVVGNPYWMAPEMIHGKSYDERVDIFSFGIMLCEIIGRVNADPDYLPRAMDFGLNVSGFLEHFCPPDCPPAFFPLAAVCCDLDADKRPAFSKLGEWMDNLQMHLEMGLPLVSELDTLHKAFWENHSMVRPENGLHTHPEQPEQD; from the exons ATGTTGTGAGTGCAGCGCCTCACTGTCCCATTGGTATTATGAGAAAGATGGACGGCTTTTCTGCAAGAAGGACTACTGGGCCAGGTTCGGGGAGCTGTGCCACGGCTGCAATGATCCCATCACCACCGGCCTCATCATG GTCGCAGGGGAACAGAAATATCACCCAGAATGCTTCACCTGCCTGAACTGCAGAGCTTTCATCGGTGATGGCGACACGTACGCTCTGGTGGAGAGGTCCAAGCTCTACTG CGGTCACTGTTACTACCAGACCATCGTCACCCCGGTGTCGCTGCCGGACTCGCCATGCTCACGAATCCCTCACACGGTCACACTGGTGTCCATCCCAGCCGCCGCCGAGGGCAACGGACGCAGAGGGCGAGGGTTCTCTGTGGCCATCGATCAGCCACTGAGCCCGACCAACGGCTACAGCCCTGAACATGCACCTACCATCAGAGTATCCCA AGTGGACCCAGACTGCATCAGTCCAGATGTGAAGAATTCCATTCATGTTGGAGATCGGATCCTTGAAATCAACGGGACGCCCATTTACAATGTTCCCCTGGACGAG atcGACTTGCTGATCCAGGAGACGAgccggctgctgcagctcaccCTCGAGCACGACCCTCACAGTCAGGGGCTGGAGGGAGGCTCCTCAGGGGCTGAAGAGCACGTGGACGGGCCCCTGTCAAGCCCCTTGTCTGAGGGGCCCAGCCCCGTCCTGCCCATCACCCAGCCCCCCAACCCCGACATCAGCAACCTGAGATCCCGCATCATCAA GCGGAGCTGCAGCATTGATAAATCACCAGGCTCCAGTAATGCAGCATCCCCCATCTCCGAGAGGAAGGACATCAATCGATCAGAGTCCCTCCGCGTCGTTTCAAACCGACTGCACCGTGTCTTCCGCCCGTCTGACCTCATCCACGGAGAGGTGCTGGGGAAGGGCTGCTTCGGACAGGCCATCAAG GTGACCCACAAGGAGACCGGGGaggtgatggtgatgaaggaGTTGATTCGCTTTGATGACGAGACACAGAGAACATTCCTTAAAGAG GTGAAGGTCATGCGTTGCCTGGAGCACCCCAATGTGCTCAAGTTCATCGGTGTCCTCTACAAAGACAAGAGACTCAACTTCATCGCTGAGTACATAAAAGGAGGCACCTTGAGGGAAATCATCAAGAAAATG GACAGCAACTTTCCCTGGAGCAAGCGGGTCAGTTTTGCCAAGGACATAGCTGCTGGGATG ACATATCTGCATTCCATGAACATAATCCACCGGGACCTGAACTCACACAACTGTCTCGTCCGAGAG AACAACACAGTGGTGGTGGCCGACTTCGGGCTGGCGCGGCTCATGATCGATGACAAGCACCAGGAGGAGTTTGCGCAGGGTAAACTGCCGGGTCTGAAGAGGCCTGACCGCAGGAAGAGGTATACGGTTGTGGGAAACCCATACTGGATGGCTCCTGAGATGATCCATG GAAAGAGCTATGATGAGAGAGTAGACATCTTTTCCTTTGGTATCATGCTCTGTGAG ATAATTGGCAGGGTGAATGCAGATCCGGACTACCTCCCCAGGGCGATGGACTTCGGATTGAACGTGTCTGGGTTCTTGGAGCACTTCTGTCCCCCAGATTGTCCCCCTGCTTTTTTCCCCTTGGCTGCTGTGTGCTGTGACCTTGATGCAGACAAACG ACCTGCTTTTTCCAAACTGGGGGAGTGGATGGACAACCTTCAGATGCACTTGGAAATGGGACTACCCCTGGTGTCCGAACTGGACACGCTTCACAAGGCCTTCTGGGAGAACCACAGCATGGTGCGCCCCGAAAACGGCCTGCACACCCACCCTGAACAGCCGGAGCAGGACTGA